One Dioscorea cayenensis subsp. rotundata cultivar TDr96_F1 chromosome 19, TDr96_F1_v2_PseudoChromosome.rev07_lg8_w22 25.fasta, whole genome shotgun sequence genomic window, aaattccattcgagtttcattttcattgtttaatttacgttctaattgtgtacatttcactttcattgtttaaatatactatatatcgtttaaacatcggttgaaatatttcaaattacgatgtatccgtttaaaaataacaatgtctctgtttaaatatggaaagttgcccatcaatacacaatgtttccacaTCAGTCGATCGacttattaacaatgcctagtcgtgaCGGTTTCATTCTgaagatcgtcgattgtgacgGGATCTCATGGCGGTGAGTCTGATGTAACTCAGCGGACATcaagcgcttgcgactcgatcctctttcgtctaggccgctgAGTCGCCTTCTCGTCGCGAGTGCAtgagcgaagctcacgatttccgtcccgAAGGCCTATCattgtcgggtatggggaatatagcttccttatcgccctgggtttgtaattgtcgacggtgaactacccgctaataaatcgatgtacgttggtgtacATGCGTATTATTCTTTTCGCATAGCGTGTTTGCAgagataccataaacttgccaccttcgacatgaacaagttacgatggcTAAATCCACGGAGTTCTTTGCCTGACGGTCGATCGCCCTGTAACGATCGTCGACACTGACGACCAACCACGAAGATTTCGAGTCAttctcaacaatgatctctaccttggaatgtatgtgcgggcataagtagggtctcccatttgttcgcttgctcacgcttgggttacataacatgcgcatcaacttgaacacgccaaataaggttaaacaaagagcgacgatggttaaataattttgtaaacatgtttaaacattattgtaaatatttaaagcgaaaaggattaatatttaaaagtcgagaaagtgtaattaaacaaagattgggaatgtttaaagggtaacactaaatgttagctgtaaaccaacattctgcagaccttatggagtcgaccattttcagTCACCCGtaaaatgacgagcttccttgatccaagcattgaacgactcgcgacgtttgaatacatctcaccccaacgatcacctccgagcggATAATTCGACCAGATGTGCCagtatccgatttattaatcaaccgatGAATGAGctttcgggtgatgtggcctgcagttcattcagcggtatcatcgaaatctttagccgtggatgcccgcgatgcggaagcatatagacgagcactcctccctcgatgccttcccaagtcggcGTTGGCTTTTCGTAAAAGTGGCCTcaaatgtcgaaggcggtatgcatgtggcgaagaaggaagactctcgcaattgcgctcacaaggcccttggactgtccgacacgaaggtaattatctcacgataatctccatcctcgtataaggcatctcctaacttagatatgaaccaagtcgattggcatcggtctcgttgtcgactataccagaaggcgacgtggaaaaaaaccattgttttccatctttccctgtggcacccgatgagtgtactccccgatatttttccaaggaggtgggtaccatcgagaaacaatgAGCGACTcgaagccctcttgaatcccacaatacacgctactgaaagaaaagaatgcacgtttaaaaacgatcaccgtctctttccacgatcgcagctgccgggatttgtctcgacccaccttatccacataccaaagcaagcgaTCAGTAGTCGGAGATGTCAtcgccgtcgaggaccacccgggcatgctcttttcccaaccaagctcgcttgtatggtatgtggacaccatgttccgcTAACATGTCCTtcacgaatgtcgatggccttgtcaTGAGGACCGTCCctcgagcttcgaatcactcgtgcgctaacccattttttggacgcttttcggatgtgacgccgaacctatgccaccaccgcaagtgtgtgacgggttgattgtcttgattcgaaagtatttttttgttatactcttttgatgcatgaaggcgcaaCGACAACGACCATCGGCAGCTGCATTCCAcgatcacccgatgtttttttcgttctttatgaatttgaagtcaaaattcctttttgattgcatgatttcgaaagtacatccacgaaatgttcgacaATCACAAAACGTTATCCAATATCCAACGATGCCCTTCGTAATGATctcgacgaggaaggaagacatcccaccgccgtggtcaccataggggatgaatgggagcactcgcagaatcgaattctcgccaacacttcagtcaaatgaaaagatcaatatgttaagcggagaatataatgtttaagtgataatgacaatatttaaagcgttaaattaaatacttaagcgctaactaataacgtaaacgactagtacaagatgttaaccatacgacggacatatttaaacaataatgacccctgcATAacctggaataattaaaagaaaaggaacttacaacgagtaaaacctcGCTTTTTCATTAGGATCTCaagcaatggcacatttttccgtctcgacgacaagatcaactacgtgacatttgaagatggagtgggacgtgacacatcggtcggaagtcaacatcgcttttctatcgggcgaaaccgcttttatatccatccgagccgtgaacattagcactcttccctccccgttgaatctagcaataccacaaaactctccataatatatcggccgaaaaaccaaatcgatacaaaaccaaatgaaatgaagaacaaaaagaagacgtaagaagaagaagtagaagatgtaaaagaACAAACAGGCAAATCGGGAAAggtaaacaaaaaaagtgcatgaTTATATGCATAGAgattagactagacgtgatgtgatcagggcggtatttttccctccatcccaagggcaaaaagggaaaatatatgtcatcagcgaggaagacatattgtcatcgtcgaatgaaagttctcaactcaacatgagtctcgtgtaaacgctcaagctttttatgtttaaagcagatacatatagtgtttaaaaataacgttagctgtttaactaaagtctatatcatgtaaataatatgttattgttttaaattgaatgctttcacccgacatcgcgttgaagatgggtacctcctgggtcatcgctttaaaacatcgttacgtattttcttaaacaccgttgtcattgtttaaagagtaacttgagtattgtttaactttttctattgtttacaatgacgttcttttgtttcccacattgtttttactaggtctctgtttaaatttcagaagttcacggtcaaataagcttgtttcgttttatttataaaatatttacaacatttacaacatttacaacatccgcttcggactttggacactcacgactcgaccctcgtataactgaaacaagtgtctcagacattcgaatgctcacagctgttgcataacatgcgcatcaactcgaacTCGCActaacgtacaacattaaaaaaaggttaaacaacacacattcatgaaaacgactaataatcaatgtgtcatggtcggacttaaacgaagatcctgatagttaaacagagaacgtaatagttgtacactgaagtcattttcttaaacggttacagaaagtctcaagtggtaaatgtcgaccctcgtcttaaaggatgtttccgatctccctcctctagagaatcctccgaaTCACGCaaatacgtgaaaaactttctttttcatttccagTCGAAATGCTCccttaattgctttcccgtcaTCTACCGCTGgggaatcctctgcattcaggcaattatgagagcatttcgtcTTGggcagaaaaagatagtttaactagttcggtgattgcggctaattgattctcaagataaggaagaaggctcacgaaacatcctttcagatagagtggttgtccatgggaagaggaggaagaggaggaggaggaggaggaggaggatcaggacgacgaggagtggttgtccatgggaagggttcttcctggttatttatggtgtgaagtccacaagcaggctgactcttcatatccgagaaaaaagttaaacgcacagtggaccCACATTGACTGatgacaacgaacgggtgttcggatatttatagttacgtgcataagaattaatgccgccattaattcttacgcacggataccataacctgcACCGCCACGTGGCAaccgccaacaattcggatcaaacgaaaaagatcaccgcttttacgcagagacttttgagaatttacacgttaatatgattagttatacatataaaagataatgttaaacggagatgacaagtattaaacggatatgacaattattaaacatattagtaatatatttaaacggataatagcaaatatttaaaacattatttaaaaatatactaaatagataacaataaacgagaagaacttttacaacgaaatgaactcatttttcaaacggagacgacaatgaCACATGCTCGcccgacaataaaatcgactcatgactcatttgaagatgaagtgcacttgaccaatccgatggaaatcaacttcattttcattggagaaaccgatttatatatttcgtgtATGATAACCTTCACCCTGCATTTCACCACAAATGAGTCGCCATAATAAACACTGCGGAATGGTCAAACCGATagaacgaagagattctcaccagaTCATGAAACCGCGAATCGAAGTCgaacaaatcaaatgaggagaaatgagggataacaacaagatgtaatgcaactcctaaaCATTGTCTAGCAAAAAGCCCTCgaaaaaggttgaacatgatgtgatttggcgctatccttttcccaccattttcaggcCAAAAatggatttcacaacatggacccttTTGAAAGTGAGCGGtgaggggtaaaagggaagttaaacactaactggaAGGGCTATCCGAGGTGtaaaaaaagtaggagggggtttttgggaagtttttgaaTATTACGAtaggtgaacagtaattttcccttaataaaattgatttaacatttatttatatttactataataataaatttaacgAAATGAATATTATGAGattttacaaattatatatttttattaatattagtgttggtttttttctcccatacaaattaaataagacttgttaactaattatttttatatataccgTGTTGTATGGAATTAATAAATTACACCATattcaactttttttatatgattatttaagttggcatgggtctcttgatttttttacgCGTTATAACACATTTTTaaagcttttaaatttttttaataataatttttaaaaattttaaaattttagagtcttcctaataattatttattataataaattaaaaaaattatttttttaatttaatggttaATTAATGCTATACAATTTTaactaactttttaaaaaattataataacaaactaaggtattcaaattttaatttaatatttaattaatcccATATCTTCTTTTAActtactttttaaattatttatttatttatttatttatttggtgatATGGATAAACCACCGCCACGATTTAAATCATCAACTATACTTTAACACAAAATCTATTGCACAGCCACTAGGGTTCAATACTATTTATCAATAGTACTAGTGTGAGtgccctttaaaaaaaaatagtgttttCTCCTATGATTATATAATAGAGGGGATTTATCAATAGAATATCATTAAATTACTCTAATGAGTGTACTTTCATACATACCTGTCATTTGGatgatgtttgttgtttttgttaaaaaattaatggtaataataataatactaataatagtaataataataatccactTATACATGGGTATATTATATAAGTAATTTCTCAAAAACACGCgtgaactttattttttttatcttttagtaaataattgaataaaaaaaaagtataataaatttaaatattttaaaaaagccttttttttaaatttaaaaaaaaaagttttttagtgATAATGCTCAGTGGTACTTTTATGGAAAGATAACGCGGTTAAATTAGATAGCAAAACTTACTATTTTGGGGGTAAGACTTGCTTATAATGCactctatttatttatgtttatatatatatatatatatatatataaatattcaaattaaatctaaCATATATTACAGCCATACATAATTCGTTAAACACTCAAAGTCCAAATCCCACTCAAATTAAGACTCAACCCCTCATGTTTCCCTATAAATTACTCATAACCTTCTAATTCATTATAATTTCTCTTGTTGTTTCTAAATtcattaatagaaaaaaaaaatgggagatcATGCAAAAAAATCGGAGGAGGAACAAGTTGACGAAAGATTATTGGCGATCAAATTACTAGGATATCGTAATCCAATTTTAAAAGagtttcatgattttattttcccaTGTCCATCTTCCAATTTCACTTCAGAAAAACTCTCTAAGAAATCGAATAAATCCAAACGGTCTCATGAATCACAACATGAGATGATCAAGAAGCAAAAGATTAATGATTCCCATTCTTGTCATGTTAACCAATGGACTGtaagtttttttgttatttatattctatgtactatatatatgatattgaagtaatatatttatttgatgaagTTTGTGGTGAATTACCAAATCTTGTGGAAGGATTTAGGGAATTTAACTCAGAGGCAATAACTATAACCACATGAATTTtctcttcatttatttaatataggattatttgataaatatataattctgaAACTTTTATATTTGTGACTAaactgatttattatttattttcttttgatgaagTTGGTGAAAGAAAGTGCGGATAAGTGTTCATTGAAGTTGAAGTTGAAGTTGAAGAAGCCAGTAGCAGATGTGGCCACAGTCCCGGACAAGTATATATTGAAGTTTAAATTGAAGAAGCCACTAGTAGATATGTCCACAACTCTAGAGTGCACCACAAATAACACAgctttgtttcattaatttatcACCTTTATCCACATAAGACTTTAAATGGAGCCATATGTGATTAATTAGGTTTTTTTCCTAAGTTGcacaattatgaatttttttttgttgtaatttttgtattttcaagcCTTTGTTCCATGTAACTTGAATAAGTGTTCattaattctttattatttttgtactttCATACAGTGTATCCCAAACTAAGtatagtaatttattttttaataataggtgATAAGCGTCTTCTACTTATGAGTTTGTCAAAGGATGTGCAGATATAGAGATGCACAAATTACGgtgatttattatttctaaatcTAGAAACTTATTAAATTGGTTAGACGTCACATAAAGTAATGAACGTTTGTCATGTGTACATTCAGAAAATTTACAATCACCATATTTAACTAATAAATTCTTCTATCATACAACTTTAACAGAAAGAATATGACTTTTTCTACCGGAATTCGCTCGAGACTCATTTGAACAGTATTTGGACTCAGGAACATTGGACGAATAATATTAATacagtaaattttatttaatatgaaaactgcatatatataattatatatatacccctgcACATGGGCGGAAGGAGGGgggtgatttttttatataaaatcttcaaattttaaaaaacaactttataatccgttttgattttgttgaatgcCATAATCTTACGAGTCTTATTATAGAACTAGTTAAAACTATATTGTATTTAGTCGAATGATTCAACTTTTACTTAGTAATGATAGTTGTTagctgtatatatattttatattttttaaaatatttattattattattattattattattatttagtttgaattaatataaaaaaatttcatatttaaattgaaactaGATTGGATTTGACCGAATAATTAAACTCTTATCTCATGGTGATATAATTGtggtatattttttgaaatattaattattataattttaagtttgaagtaatataatttttttttaaaattaaagttagCACCTCTTGATTTTGGCCCTAATTCCGCCACTGCTcctgcatgtatatatatatatatatatatatatttgtgcaaATATTCACTTTTACCTGGATATATCATgtacatacataaaaaaattccctttttaaaaaaaattaaagttttgacTCCCAAAAGCTACTGTGGTGGAAAATGACTCTGATGACGTGGCAACTCCCAATTGGGCACATATAAAAGATTAATATTCGAACTCATCAACCCACGTAATCCATTGTGATGAAATATCCCCAACCTCAGCCTTTTTGAAGCAACCAATAACCAAATGCCACTTGGAAGCACATTAAGCCTCCACGTGTCCATCTCGCCTCGCCATCAAAAGAAATTTCTCGCCAATTTCCACTCTGACGACAAACTCAccaatttgaattaaattaaattaaaagaaacaaagttcTTTTGGTATATACACCCTCCAAAAGTTTCATAATTAGTCAAACTGAAATGAATATGCAAGTATAAATACTTTTCCACTTTTCAGGGTGTTTATGCAAAAAAGGCAGACAGTAAAGCTTGAAGCTTGTGCAAGTATAAATATTTCCAACTTTTAAGGgtataaatgcaaaaaagaaacagaaaacTTCACCACAATTGCAAGCTTTACTTGAGAATTATAAAGAAATAGCTTTATAATTGactaataattaaaagtaaacaCACACTGCTACTTAACTGCcaagttttcttttccttctttcccTTCCTATAAATATAGGACATATATATTGCCATGAACCATCAaaatagagaaagagagggTTCTTTTGAAGGGAAGACAAGTAATCAAACATGACGGTGagaattttcttaattatttattttttatatatttttttgggtgcATAAAATGATATCAAGTTAATGCATGTGAATGTAATTCCTAAATCAATAGTTTTGTTTTGATGTTGTGTAGATTGTTGAGATGTGTGTGCATATGGATTGTGATGgatgtgagaaaaaaataagacgTGCATTAATGAAGTTAAAAGGtaaattttctctttcttcaaaccatgttgatatataaattaaataaatttaaattagattAATTGATGTGAGACTATATATTTCAGGGATAGATAATATAGATGTAAATATGGTTACACAAAAAGTGACGGTAACAGGATGGGTGGATCAGAAAAAAGTATTAAAGACAGTAAGAAAGACGGGAAGACGGGCGGTGTTATGGCCGTATCCTCACAATGTCGAGTATCAATATTATAACTATGAGCACCACCCGGTGGCCACCACCATCGCCGGCTATGCTCGTAATCACCCGGCCATCGACACGGCGTCGTCTTCGTATAACTATTATAAGCATGGATACAATGATTTAAGCATGCATGAGTACTACGGTGGGCCTGATTACtcaaattcattcattgatgaaaAGGCCAGTAATATGTTTAGTGATGAGAATACTAATGCTTGTTCTATAATGTGAGGACATGGCTTGTGGACTAGTATTAAGAGATTGGACTGTCTTTATCTTGTATATGAAGTAATTGTTTGTATTGTTTGGCTTAAGATAAGCTATGTGAATgtaattaagtatatataaataattgttcGCTTtgattgtataattttttttttatttgaatattttaagtGAGCAGACTTCAGTGTGTTCAATCATGACCACTGATTTCAAAATCAACGGTTAGCTTTGTTGTTCAAGTTAACAAGCATATTATTAGTCCTCATGATaagagtattattattttttctaatactTCTTGTCATTGGTATATGTTTTTACCATCTCAACTTATTAACTAAATAGAACTTTTGGGTGCAAGAACTGATAATTACATCAACATAACAAAATCATAACAGAGCAACTTTcataagaataaagaaaatatttgtttacAACTGATGTACATAGCGGTGTACTTTTAACCAACTGATGTACATAGCGGTGTACTTTTAACCAACTGATGCACATGATGCAATTTTAAGCAACCCTTCTACTGATATTTCATTCTCCTCAGATGTTAAGTCCATGACTACtggaatatatttataaaataatttttaaaaaaaagtgcaaTACTTTGTAAAAATCTGCAACCAATGGTTCAGGGCGATGCAAAAcagaaacattaaaaatttgaatagaaTTTTATGAACCCAAACACAGAACAAAGGCAAAATTTAAATATCTGAATTTCAGAA contains:
- the LOC120250324 gene encoding heavy metal-associated isoprenylated plant protein 28-like, coding for MTIVEMCVHMDCDGCEKKIRRALMKLKGIDNIDVNMVTQKVTVTGWVDQKKVLKTVRKTGRRAVLWPYPHNVEYQYYNYEHHPVATTIAGYARNHPAIDTASSSYNYYKHGYNDLSMHEYYGGPDYSNSFIDEKASNMFSDENTNACSIM